The Solanum stenotomum isolate F172 unplaced genomic scaffold, ASM1918654v1 scaffold6102, whole genome shotgun sequence genome has a window encoding:
- the LOC125852832 gene encoding amino acid transporter AVT1I-like, translated as MESHSVERIETQNQIPQIMEPSKGTSFFRTCFNGINALSGIEIISVPYALSPGGWLCLMLLFLVAIICCYTGILLQKCMSVSPSINTYPDIGEFAFGNKGRILISIFLYLELYFVAIEFLILEGDNLHKLFPNAKIHFGCVKIVGREVFVLLVAIVILPTTWLKSLGLLAYVSIGGVLASIVLVFSIFWIGAIDGIGFEEKGVIWRWDGLISAISMYTFCYCGHAVFPTICNSMKDRSQFPKVLFVCFILSTITYGSMAAMGYLMYGQNLMSQITLNLPTRKISSKITIYTTLVNPITKYALVVSPIAMAIEDKLPLQKSKFIISYFIRTFLVINTVIVALTVPFFGYVMTFTGALLGVTVSILLPCLCYVKIKKPSYLEVMFIGMILVFGSSIAISGTYTSLKNIISHV; from the exons ATGGAATCCCATAGTGTGGAGAGAATTGAGACTCAAAATCAGATTCCACAAATTATGGAGCCTAGTAAAGGAACCTCTTTCTTTAGAACATGTTTCAATGGTATTAATGCATTATCAG GAATTGAAATAATATCAGTACCCTATGCACTTTCACCAGGAGGATGGTTATGTTTGATGCTACTTTTTTTAGTAGCAATTATATGTTGTTACACAGGAATACTTTTACAAAAATGCATGAGTGTTTCACCATCAATCAATACATATCCTGATATTGGTGAATTTGCTTTTGGTAACAAAGGAAGAATCTTGATAtcaattttcttatatcttgAACTATACTTTGTTGCAATTGAGTTCCTCATATTAGAAGGTGACAATTTGCATAAATTATTCCCAaatgcaaaaattcattttgGTTGTGTTAAAATTGTTGGAAGGGAAGTATTTGTTTTATTAGTTGCTATTGTAATATTGCCAACAACATGGTTGAAAAGTTTAGgtttattggcttatgtttctATTGGTGGAGTTTTGGCTTCAATTGTTTTggttttttcaatattttggaTTGGTGCAATTGATGGTATTGGATTTGAAGAAAAAGGTGTGATTTGGAGATGGGATGGATTGATAAGCGCAATAAGTATGTATACATTTTGTTATTGTGGTCACGCTGTTTTCCCAACAATATGCAATTCCATGAAGGATAGGAGCCAATTTCCCAAG GTTTTATTTGTGTGCTTTATATTAAGCACCATAACCTATGGATCAATGGCAGCTATGGGATACTTAATGTATGGACAAAATTTAATGTCACAAATAACATTAAATCTCCCTACTAGGAAAATTAGTTCAAAAATCACGATATATACGACACTTGTTAATCCAATAACAAAGTATGCTCTTGTCGTCTCTCCAATTGCAATGGCTATTGAAGATAAATTACCTTTACAAAAGAGTAAATTTATCATAAGCTACTTCATCAGAACATTTTTAGTCATCAACACTGTCATTGTGGCGTTAACCGTTCCATTCTTTGGATATGTCATGACATTTACAGGCGCTCTTTTGGGTGTTACCGTGTCGATATTGTTACCATGCCTATGCTACGTCAAGATCAAGAAGCCTTCATATTTGGAAGTTATGTTTATTGGGATGATTTTGGTTTTTGGTTCTTCAATTGCCATATCTGGGACTTACACTTCTTTGAAAAACATTATTAGTCATGTCTAG